The following proteins are co-located in the Haloarcula marismortui ATCC 43049 genome:
- a CDS encoding acyltransferase — MTKRHVSLPPLAEEGLRAFIDEVDERLSGDEDTCDVVTDVLVDLHGDRDAYERWQDGADISPAERVRLQGYDPCNTTLESEYYAEKDEERFKRSKHLQWLWRQFDATPMADNVEFALRFRRMLADHLFDSCGEGCRFFKGITFTYGHNIEVGDNVVVHDDVHLDDRGRLTIGNRVSISDDTHVYSHDHDAVDQTHVDNYHTIIEDDVRLTYDSMVRAGVKVGENAILAAKSIAGKDIPAHHVAAGTPAKSLTVKDGWESVAEPIEGANVDRRAERQLSADLPDNLEQFDEFQRDLSPPDHE, encoded by the coding sequence ATGACGAAGCGTCACGTGTCGCTGCCACCGCTCGCCGAAGAGGGGCTCAGGGCGTTTATCGACGAGGTCGATGAACGCCTCTCCGGTGACGAGGACACCTGCGATGTTGTCACCGACGTGTTGGTCGATCTCCACGGCGACCGGGACGCCTACGAGCGCTGGCAGGACGGCGCGGATATCTCCCCGGCCGAGCGGGTCCGGCTTCAGGGGTATGACCCCTGTAACACGACCCTCGAAAGCGAGTACTACGCCGAGAAAGACGAGGAGCGGTTCAAACGCTCGAAACACCTCCAGTGGCTCTGGCGGCAGTTCGACGCGACGCCGATGGCGGACAACGTCGAGTTCGCGCTCCGGTTCCGGCGGATGCTCGCCGACCACCTCTTTGACTCCTGTGGCGAGGGCTGTCGCTTCTTCAAGGGCATCACGTTCACCTACGGCCACAACATCGAGGTTGGTGACAACGTCGTGGTCCACGACGACGTCCACCTGGACGACCGCGGGAGACTCACTATCGGCAACCGCGTCTCTATCTCCGATGACACCCACGTCTACAGCCACGACCACGACGCCGTCGACCAGACCCACGTCGACAATTACCACACCATCATCGAAGACGATGTGCGCCTGACCTACGACTCGATGGTCCGGGCCGGCGTGAAGGTCGGCGAAAACGCTATCCTCGCGGCGAAGTCCATCGCCGGCAAAGATATCCCCGCCCATCACGTTGCTGCCGGCACACCGGCGAAGTCGCTGACAGTCAAGGACGGCTGGGAGTCCGTCGCAGAGCCGATTGAGGGGGCGAACGTCGACCGCCGCGCCGAGCGGCAACTGTCGGCTGACTTGCCCGACAATCTGGAGCAGTTCGACGAGTTCCAGCGCGACCTCTCGCCGCCGGACCACGAGTAG
- a CDS encoding cupin domain-containing protein, with protein MEKVSLDAVESRMGPASVKRALAGPLGTDNIALNHYELAPGESFGFGYHRHPDQEEVFLVQSGTATFETEDGDVRVGAGEAIRFAPGEWQRGHNEGDERVVALALGAPQEMGDTDMLRHCEECGGRTHNYVEMTANRDALVTRCAECDAETGRFT; from the coding sequence ATGGAGAAAGTCAGCCTTGACGCCGTCGAATCGCGAATGGGGCCGGCGTCGGTCAAGCGGGCGCTCGCCGGTCCACTCGGCACCGACAATATCGCGTTGAATCACTACGAACTGGCACCCGGCGAGTCCTTCGGCTTCGGGTATCACCGCCATCCGGACCAGGAGGAAGTGTTTCTCGTTCAGTCGGGCACAGCGACGTTCGAGACAGAGGACGGCGACGTACGCGTCGGAGCGGGCGAGGCCATCCGCTTCGCTCCCGGCGAGTGGCAACGCGGGCACAACGAGGGCGACGAGCGCGTCGTTGCGCTTGCGCTCGGCGCACCACAGGAGATGGGTGACACGGATATGCTCCGGCACTGCGAGGAGTGTGGCGGTCGCACGCACAACTACGTCGAAATGACGGCCAACCGGGACGCGCTCGTAACACGGTGTGCGGAATGTGACGCCGAGACCGGTCGGTTCACCTGA
- a CDS encoding RAD55 family ATPase: MRLSSGVPGFDELIEGGLLPNRLYVVSGPPGSGKTTFCSQFITQGVKEGETCLYVTMHETKTELMQDMAGYDFGFDRAMQSDAIQFLNLVTESGKRTITQFGNEGGLTNRLVAYIRQNDIQRVVIDSTMLLQHFMADVEDEITGFLSALKQTDATTLLISEMTDPSSYSDEHYLAHGVVFFHNFLENGSMTRGVQVIKMRGTAIDCDIREISFSDAGLQVHTDRKVET, encoded by the coding sequence ATGCGTCTCTCTAGTGGGGTCCCCGGCTTCGACGAACTCATTGAGGGGGGGTTACTCCCGAATCGTCTTTACGTGGTCAGCGGCCCGCCGGGCAGCGGGAAGACAACCTTCTGTTCACAGTTCATTACACAGGGCGTCAAGGAGGGCGAGACGTGCCTGTACGTGACGATGCACGAGACCAAGACGGAGCTGATGCAGGACATGGCCGGCTACGACTTCGGCTTCGACCGGGCCATGCAGTCTGATGCCATCCAGTTCCTCAACCTCGTCACCGAGAGCGGGAAGCGAACTATCACGCAGTTCGGCAACGAGGGCGGCCTGACGAATCGACTCGTCGCCTACATTAGACAGAACGACATCCAGCGGGTCGTCATCGACTCGACGATGCTGTTACAGCATTTCATGGCCGACGTTGAAGACGAGATTACGGGCTTTCTTTCTGCGCTGAAACAGACCGACGCGACGACACTGCTCATTTCCGAGATGACTGACCCGTCCTCCTACAGCGACGAGCACTACCTCGCCCACGGCGTCGTCTTCTTCCATAACTTCCTCGAAAACGGGAGCATGACCCGCGGCGTTCAGGTTATCAAGATGCGGGGCACCGCTATCGACTGTGACATCCGCGAAATCTCCTTTTCTGACGCCGGACTGCAGGTTCACACTGACCGGAAAGTGGAGACATGA
- a CDS encoding PHP domain-containing protein gives MVVADLHVHTTRSDGTLSFDEVPAAARRAGVEVVAVTDHDRLQPALDGPATQRDGVTLLHGIELRVETETQRLDLLGYGVDPTDELRTECARIQRNRRERGARIIECVEDRLGVSLPVEPRDGLGRPHIARGIAEVSDHTFQSAFDELIGDDCPCYVPREVPSFERGCAVLSDACGLVGLAHPFRYPDTAAALSKCASLDAVERWYPYGRAVDDSLVDDAIERYDLVPTGGSDAHGETLGDTGLDSPAWDRVETALNV, from the coding sequence ATGGTCGTCGCTGATTTGCACGTACACACGACCCGCTCCGACGGGACGCTCTCCTTCGACGAGGTCCCGGCCGCTGCGAGACGAGCGGGCGTCGAGGTTGTCGCCGTCACGGACCACGACCGACTCCAGCCTGCACTCGACGGCCCCGCCACCCAGCGGGACGGTGTGACGCTGCTCCACGGTATCGAACTCCGCGTCGAAACCGAGACCCAGCGACTGGACCTGCTGGGCTACGGCGTCGACCCGACCGACGAACTCCGGACCGAATGTGCGCGCATCCAGCGGAACCGCCGGGAGCGCGGCGCGCGCATCATCGAGTGCGTCGAAGACCGCTTGGGCGTCTCGCTGCCCGTCGAACCGCGCGACGGCCTTGGTCGGCCCCACATCGCCCGCGGAATCGCCGAGGTGTCGGACCACACCTTCCAGTCCGCGTTCGACGAACTCATCGGCGACGACTGTCCCTGTTACGTCCCACGGGAGGTCCCGTCCTTCGAGCGCGGCTGTGCAGTCCTCTCGGACGCGTGCGGGCTGGTCGGCCTCGCCCATCCGTTTCGATACCCCGATACGGCGGCCGCGCTGTCCAAGTGTGCGTCGCTCGATGCCGTCGAACGGTGGTACCCGTACGGCCGCGCTGTCGACGACAGCCTCGTCGACGATGCTATCGAGCGATATGACCTCGTCCCGACGGGCGGCAGTGACGCCCACGGCGAGACGCTGGGTGACACTGGTCTGGACTCGCCCGCGTGGGACCGAGTCGAAACGGCGCTCAACGTCTGA
- a CDS encoding DUF5789 family protein, which translates to MRMLSNATDAFQSYDYPVSAEEIIEGDGDMELELPNGTERLGDALSRSAPETFESAEDAEFAAFSGVSSKAIGRKGYSDRDPICMGEDGPDEVSF; encoded by the coding sequence ATGCGAATGCTAAGCAACGCAACGGACGCCTTCCAATCGTACGACTACCCGGTTTCAGCCGAAGAAATCATCGAGGGCGACGGCGATATGGAACTCGAACTGCCAAACGGCACCGAACGGCTGGGCGACGCACTCAGCCGGTCGGCTCCGGAAACCTTCGAAAGCGCAGAAGACGCCGAGTTCGCGGCGTTCTCGGGCGTGTCGAGCAAGGCCATCGGCCGGAAGGGCTACTCCGACCGCGACCCGATCTGCATGGGCGAAGACGGACCGGACGAAGTCTCCTTCTAA
- a CDS encoding DUF6757 family protein, whose translation MQCHYCDREADIAVENDGVKVGVCKTHFREQMAELEDADWLEDLDEELDIDRRE comes from the coding sequence ATGCAGTGTCACTACTGCGACCGTGAAGCCGACATCGCCGTCGAGAACGACGGTGTCAAGGTCGGTGTCTGCAAGACACACTTCCGTGAACAGATGGCGGAACTGGAAGACGCCGACTGGCTCGAAGACCTCGACGAAGAACTCGATATCGACCGACGCGAGTGA
- a CDS encoding Gfo/Idh/MocA family protein: MRFGVISTAKIAREDVIPGIQKSDHTVAAISSRSRDRASEVAETLGIDSAFGDYETMFAEADIDAVYNPLPNALHAEWSQRAADHGLDVLCEKPLTVDTAGAVDLFDYCAKQGVTLMEAFMYQFHPRTQRARDIVENELGEVHTVDASFKFALSDREDIRLDPKLAGGSLMDVGCYAVSAARGFLGEPDRAFAHSRDSRDSGVDTNLSGVLSYDDGRVASISCGFDGPRRESYRVEADGGWLEAKDCFGPDHDQSVSLTYSVDGREVTETFDPVDHYQLQVEAFADTIENGETPPIDQAETLGNMRVMDALARSADTGEPVDVAGPE; encoded by the coding sequence ATGCGCTTTGGGGTTATTTCAACGGCAAAAATCGCACGCGAGGACGTGATTCCGGGTATCCAGAAGTCGGACCACACGGTTGCGGCAATCAGCTCCAGAAGCCGAGACCGTGCCAGCGAGGTGGCCGAAACGCTGGGTATCGACAGTGCCTTCGGCGACTACGAAACGATGTTCGCCGAGGCGGACATCGACGCAGTTTACAACCCGCTTCCGAACGCGCTCCATGCCGAGTGGAGCCAGCGGGCCGCCGACCACGGGCTTGACGTACTCTGTGAGAAGCCACTGACCGTCGACACGGCCGGGGCAGTGGACCTCTTCGACTACTGTGCCAAACAGGGCGTCACGCTGATGGAGGCGTTCATGTATCAGTTCCACCCGCGGACCCAGCGGGCCAGAGACATCGTCGAAAACGAACTGGGCGAGGTGCACACTGTCGATGCGTCGTTCAAGTTCGCGCTCTCAGACCGCGAGGACATCCGTCTGGACCCGAAGCTGGCCGGTGGGAGCCTGATGGACGTGGGCTGTTACGCCGTCAGTGCGGCCCGGGGCTTTCTCGGCGAGCCGGACCGGGCGTTCGCGCACAGTCGGGACTCGCGGGACAGTGGCGTTGACACGAACCTCAGCGGCGTCCTCTCGTACGACGACGGACGGGTCGCCTCGATTTCCTGTGGGTTCGACGGGCCGAGACGGGAGTCCTACCGGGTCGAGGCCGACGGCGGCTGGCTCGAAGCGAAGGACTGCTTCGGCCCAGACCACGACCAGTCCGTCTCGCTGACGTACAGTGTCGACGGCCGCGAAGTCACAGAGACGTTCGACCCGGTCGACCACTACCAGTTGCAGGTCGAGGCGTTCGCGGACACCATCGAGAACGGCGAAACGCCGCCCATCGACCAAGCTGAGACACTGGGGAACATGCGCGTCATGGACGCGCTGGCCCGCAGCGCGGACACCGGCGAACCGGTCGACGTCGCCGGTCCCGAGTGA
- a CDS encoding aldo/keto reductase → MVGVGTWDIDGDTVQKSVRAGLNVGYAHVDTAEGYKNESEIGEALADYDREDVFLTSKVLPKHLDYESVIEACEASLDRLGTDYLDLYLVHWPNPATSIRETMNAMATLHDQGKIRNVGVSNFSAYQLGAAQHVADVPIAVNQIEYHPWNTQDQVVEFCRDTDTVVEAAAPLGRTKVFADDIIQDLSEKYDRSPAQIVLKWAVENNVVVLPKSSSPEHVRQNFDLFDWELDATDRERIDAIEREQAVYDTGINDWDNDTYGISQ, encoded by the coding sequence ATGGTCGGCGTCGGGACGTGGGACATCGACGGCGACACCGTACAGAAGTCCGTTCGGGCCGGGCTCAATGTAGGCTACGCCCACGTCGACACCGCCGAGGGCTACAAGAACGAGAGCGAAATCGGCGAGGCCCTGGCCGACTACGACCGCGAGGACGTGTTCCTCACCTCGAAGGTGCTGCCGAAACACCTCGACTACGAATCCGTCATCGAGGCCTGCGAGGCGTCGCTCGACCGCCTCGGGACCGACTACCTCGATCTGTATCTCGTCCACTGGCCCAACCCCGCGACTTCCATCCGTGAGACGATGAACGCCATGGCGACGCTCCACGATCAGGGGAAGATCCGAAACGTCGGCGTCTCGAACTTCAGCGCGTACCAGCTCGGGGCCGCCCAGCACGTCGCCGACGTGCCAATCGCTGTCAACCAGATCGAGTACCATCCCTGGAACACACAGGACCAGGTCGTCGAGTTCTGCCGCGACACCGACACTGTCGTCGAGGCGGCCGCGCCGCTGGGTCGGACGAAGGTGTTCGCTGACGATATTATTCAGGACCTGAGCGAGAAATACGACAGGTCGCCAGCTCAGATCGTCCTGAAGTGGGCGGTTGAGAACAACGTGGTCGTGCTACCGAAGTCTTCCTCGCCCGAACACGTCCGCCAGAATTTCGACCTGTTCGACTGGGAACTCGACGCCACCGACCGCGAGCGCATCGACGCCATCGAGCGCGAACAGGCGGTCTACGACACCGGCATCAACGACTGGGACAACGATACCTACGGTATCTCACAGTAG
- a CDS encoding type 1 glutamine amidotransferase produces the protein MRPRIALLNAAHDGDDNRRNFRRELDADLVEYDVTERELPDTFAFDGCLVTGSRASVYWDEPWIRDLESWVDAAIDRDIAFLGVCFGHQLLAHALGGTVEPMDEYEIGYRTVEHDGENELLAGVDESFTVFTTHSDRVAEVPPGATTFAENDYGIHGFRKENVFSVQFHPEYDPETAKTVTKGKDEQLADERIDAVLDGVTEENYRAACEAKRLFDNFTEFAARHAGGVTGATTAADD, from the coding sequence ATGAGGCCACGAATCGCCCTGCTGAACGCGGCCCACGACGGCGACGACAATCGTCGGAACTTCCGGCGGGAACTCGACGCCGACCTCGTGGAATACGACGTGACCGAGCGCGAACTGCCCGACACCTTCGCGTTCGACGGCTGTCTGGTCACCGGCAGCCGCGCGTCCGTCTACTGGGACGAGCCCTGGATTCGGGACCTCGAATCCTGGGTGGATGCGGCAATCGACCGTGATATCGCGTTCCTGGGCGTCTGTTTCGGCCACCAGTTGCTCGCACACGCACTCGGCGGCACCGTCGAACCGATGGACGAGTACGAGATCGGCTACCGGACGGTCGAGCACGACGGCGAGAACGAACTGCTTGCTGGCGTCGACGAGTCCTTTACCGTCTTCACGACGCACTCGGACCGCGTCGCCGAGGTGCCGCCGGGCGCGACCACGTTCGCCGAGAACGACTACGGCATCCACGGGTTCCGGAAAGAGAACGTCTTCTCGGTGCAGTTCCATCCCGAGTACGACCCCGAAACAGCCAAAACGGTGACGAAAGGCAAGGATGAGCAGCTCGCCGACGAGCGCATTGACGCGGTACTTGACGGCGTCACAGAGGAGAACTACCGCGCCGCCTGCGAGGCCAAGCGGCTGTTCGACAACTTCACCGAGTTCGCCGCGCGTCACGCGGGTGGCGTGACCGGTGCGACCACCGCTGCTGACGACTAA